The Podospora pseudocomata strain CBS 415.72m chromosome 1 map unlocalized CBS415.72m_1, whole genome shotgun sequence genome has a segment encoding these proteins:
- a CDS encoding uncharacterized protein (EggNog:ENOG503NZIT), translating into MPTKTPKPFVHCVGNPDFEPEKAVGDHDRHQAALKLLEERNDFEGAVRLWFGLPEAGKDDYVYHALASVTLGQVQRGVEMGAEKGLHGWYEGTKDGETPLPPPSTTDIAAYTNLFTPSLSPSSALKSFVSNARKSSIRALVAENLSSKRYINPAWPSLQIPRVKNVASLPLNPYLDFWRWTCQNLEWCGPVGGQGLKSHWVLPVVMHHFCCVVPSYESLSIIKTLAVEGVKKNGDSTADGNDNIGPENGNGNGATNGKKESKKKAKKEKPPPLKILDVGSGSGYWSFMLRQCGLETVAVDNMQSEWRVTWLKDTHLTTGTSYLHSLPDSQHKSHILLLVYPITGPDGSGSFTKDLMKEYQGDVVVVAGTQNKNGYTSFGRGKGTMDSFMLESQDQRGKWEKVVQVPLPSFAGRDEGLFVYVRKR; encoded by the exons ATGCCAACCAAGACACCCAAACCGTTTGTTCACTGCGTCGGCAATCCCGACTTTGAGCCGGAGAAGGCAGTGGGTGATCACGACAGGCATCAAGCTGCTTTgaagttgttggaggagaggaatgATTTTGAAGgggcggtgaggttgtggtttgGTCTGCCGGAGGCGGGGAAGGACGATTATGTGTATCATGCTTTGGCTAGTGTGACGCTGGGGCAGGTGCAGAGGggggttgagatgggggCAGAGAAGGGGCTGCATGGGTGGTACGAGGGGACGAAGGACGGTGAG acaccccttcctcccccgtcaacaACGGATATAGCCGCCTATACAAATCTCTtcactccctccctctctccatcctcggcgcTAAAGTCTTTTGTTTCCAACGCGAGGAAATCTTCCATCCGAGCCTTGGTAGCGGAGAACTTATCCTCAAAACGCTACATTAACCCAGCATGGCCCTCCCTCCAAATCCCCAGGGTCAAGAACGTTGCATCACTGCCATTAAACCCGTATCTTGACTTCTGGAGATGGACCTGTCAAAACCTCGAGTGGTgcgggccggtgggaggtcaggggttgaagagccACTGGGTtttgccggtggtgatgcacCATTTTTGCTGTGTGGTTCCCAGTTATGAGAGTCtttccatcatcaaaacCCTAGCCGTGGAGGGGGTTAAGAAGAACGGCGATAGCACAGCTGACGGAAATGACAATATTGGGCCCGAAAATGGAAATGGGAACGGGGCTACGAACGGCAAGAAGGAATCCAAAAAGAAggccaaaaaagaaaagccaccaccgctcaAGATTTTGGACGTGGGCAGTGGGAGTGGATATTGGAGTTTTATGCTGAGACAGTGTGGGCTGGAGACTGTGGCTGTGGACAATATGCAGAGTGAATG GAGAGTCACCTGGCTCAAAGACACCCACTTGACAACCGGCACATCCTACCTCCACTCCCTTCCTGATTCTCAACACAAAtcccacatcctcctccttgtctaCCCCATCACGGGACCAGACGGCTCTGGTTCTTTTACCAAGGATCTGATGAAAGAATATCAAGGTGATGTCGTCGTTGTGGCCGGGACTCAAAACAAGAACGGGTATACTTCCTTCGGCAGAGGGAAGGGGACGATGGATAGTTTCATGTTGGAATCGCAAGACCAGAGGGGAAAGTGGGAAAAGGTGGTTCAAGTGCCTCTGCCAAGCTTTGCCGGGAGGGACGAGGGGTTGTTTGTTTATGTTAGGAAGAGGTAG
- the RPN5 gene encoding proteasome regulatory particle subunit (COG:O; EggNog:ENOG503NV7Q; BUSCO:EOG09262P1W), whose product MADAAFKPEKDYSKEVDQQLPEAEQLAKTDLQGAIEKLSILEKQARQASDLASTSRILIAIVTLCKNAGDWALLSEQTLILSKKHGQLKQAITKMVQTVMDFLDQTPTLEIKLSVIETLRTVTEGKIFVEVERARVTKILSDIKKQQGDLKAATDILCELQVETFGSMERREKTEFILAQVALCIEIGDWTQAGILSRKISTRYLARKPKKTQEQLDKEQQEREKKAKAGEEVPEVKEDDVTDLKLRYYEQQITLAKHDSKYLDVCKHYRQVLDTETVEEDPIKLRAVLQRIIYFIILAPYDNEQHDLLHRIHKDTRNTAVPEDAELLELFTVQELMRWPQVSKMFGPHLCSTEIFDSAEGQSGDEKAFGRWQDLRKRVIEHNVRVVAKYYTRIRMGRLTQLLDLTEEETEKYISELVTSKTVYAKIDRPARIVNFAKPRDADDILNEWSFNMKSLLGHLERVDHLITKEEMMARIQPGVKQTKSKPSRR is encoded by the exons ATGGCGGACGCTGCGTTCAAGCCTGAGAAGGACTACTCCAAGGAGGTGGACCAGCAGCTTCCCGAGGCTGAGCAGCTCGCAAAG ACGGATCTCCAGGGTGCTATCGAAAAGCTGTCTATTCTTGAGAAGCAAGCCCGTCAGGCATCCGATCTCGCCTCCACATCCCGaatcctcatcgccatcgtTACCCTCTGCAAGAATGCCGGTGACTGGGCCCTCCTCAGCGAACAGACCCTTATCCTCTCCAAGAAGCATGGCCAACTCAAAcaggccatcaccaagatggtACAAACCGTCATGGACTTCCTCGACCAGACCCCCACCCTAGAGATCAAGCTCTCCGTCATCGAGACCCTCCGTACCGTTACCGAGGGCAAGATCTTTGTCGAGGTCGAGCGGGCGCGTGTGACCAAGATTCTGTCAGACATCAAGAAGCAACAAGGCGATCTAAAGGCGGCGACGGATATTCTGTGCGAGCTCCAGGTCGAGACGTTTGGTTCTATGGAACGTCGGGAAAAGACCGAATTTATTCTGGCGCAGGTGGCTCTGTGCATTGAAATTGGCGACTGGACCCAAGCCGGTATTCTCAGTCGTAAAATCAGCACCAGATACCTGGCGCGCAAGCCTAAAAAGACACAGGAGCAGCTTGacaaggagcagcaggaacgtgagaagaaggcgaaggcCGGCGAAGAGGTACCAGAGGTAAAGGAGGACGATGTCACAGATCTCAAGCTCCGGTACTACGAGCAACAGATCACGCTCGCCAAGCATGACTCCAAATACCTGGATGTTTGCAAGCACTACCGACAAGTGCTTGACacggagacggtggaggaggacccCATCAAACTACGAGCT GTCCTGCAGAGAATCATCTACTTCATCATCCTGGCACCATACGACAACGAGCAACACGATTTGCTCCACCGCATTCACAAGGACACGCGAAACACGGCCGTTCCGGAGGATGCTGAGCTCTTGGAGCTCTTTACGGTACAGGAGCTGATGCGGTGGCCTCAAGTATCCAAGATGTTCGGCCCCCATTTGTGCAGCACCGAGATCTTTGATTCAGCCGAGGGACAATCGGGCGATGAGAAGGCGTTTGGCAGATGGCAAGACTTGCGCAAGCGTGTGATTGAGCACAATGTGCGCGTGGTGGCCAAGTACTACACCCGCATCCGGATGGGCCGTCTGACACAACTCCTGGATCTGACCGAGGAAGAGACGGAGAAGTACATCAGCGAGCTGGTGACATCCAAGACAGTGTATGCCAAGATTGACCGGCCTGCCCGCATCGTCAACTTTGCCAAGCCTCGCGATGCTGATGATATCTTGAACGAGTGGAGCTTCAACATGAAGAGCCTGTTGGGTCACCTGGAGCGGGTTGATCACTTGATCacaaaggaggagatgatggctcGAATTCAGCCAGGCGTGAAACAAACCAAGAGCAAGCCTTCGAGGCGTTAG
- a CDS encoding uncharacterized protein (EggNog:ENOG503PAGW; COG:I) — protein MVQSQGKPSTPILPGPMHEGIAQPKDGPSDSSNAASNATTQLTLTGPQDLLNSTKGHDLPGRASFDSLSSDLGRPSLSTESNRSVFSLAQNYHVGNSSESLDTAYSADLTLPPIQLPPIQHLPHHNQDSDSDEDTDQDQTAAQQAEEGSIIVDSDDLGTDDGYGSDTNTTASTSLADSVREFIYENGRRYHKFREGMYNFPNDDVEQQREDMKHQMVKLLCGKLFFAPLDRPQQVLDIGTGTGIWAIEMADEFVGAEVLGVDLSPHQPDWVPPNVKFMIDDVESPWLHPSNHFDYIHSRHTVMAIKDWPRLMRRAQECMRPGGWFEMQEVYHFPISVNDSMPPNHPIARYWSLINEGLERLGVDFHAVAGGKLANKMRDAGFVNVTERVLQIPIGTWPKNRILKTVGLYWRTILLDGIQAIALGPLTRGLGWSQSDVEMLLMEVRRAYKDNSCLLYMPFHIIYGQKPA, from the exons ATGGTTCAGTCACAGGGCAAGCCATCCACGCCGATTTTGCCAGGTCCAATGCACGAGGGTATAGCCCAGCCAAAAGATGGGCCATCGGATTCATCCAACGCGGCTTCAAACGCTACCACTCAACTAACCTTGACCGGACCCCAGGACCTTCTCAACAGCACAAAGGGTCATGACCTGCCTGGCCGAGCCTCATTTGACAGTCTTTCGTCTGACCTCGGAAGGCCTTCTCTGTCCACCGAAAGCAACCGCTCGGTATTCTCTCTAGCACAAAATTACCACGTCGGCAACTCTTCAGAATCGCTAGACACTGCCTACTCGGCAGATTTGACCCTACCACCcatccagcttcctcccatACAGCACCTGccccaccacaaccaggACAGCGACTCTGACGAGGACACAGATCAAGACCAAACCGCTGCACAGCaggcagaagaaggcagTATCATTGTTGATTCCGACGACCTGGGTACTGATGACGGTTACGGCTCTGACACAAACACCACGGCCTCCACGTCACTGGCAGATAGTGTGAGGGAGTTCATCTACGAGAACGGGCGGAGATATCACAAGTTCCGGGAGGGCATGTACAACTTCCCTAACGATGATGTGgagcagcagagggaggatATGAAGCATCAGATGGTCAAGCTGCTTTGTGGGAAGTTGTTCTTTGCGCCACTTGACAGGCCGCAGCAGGTTCTGGATAttgggacggggacggggataTGGGCCATTGAGATGGCGGATGAGTTCGTGGGGgccgaggtgctgggggtgGATTTGAGTCCGCATCAGCCGGACTGGGTCCCACCCAATGTCAAGTTCATGATTGACGACGTGGAGAGCCCATGGCTGCACCCGAGTAATCATTTTGACTATATCCACTCGAGGCACACGGTTATGGCCATCAAAGACtggccgaggttgatgagacgggCGCAGGA ATGCATGAGGCccgggggttggtttgaAATGCAAGAGGTGTATCATTTTCCAATTTCAGTGAACGACTCGATGCCGCCGAACCATCCTATCGCGCGGTACTGGTCTTTGATCAACGAGGGTTTAGAACGGCTCGGTGTCGACTTCCACGCCGTTGCCGGGGGCAAGCTTGCGAACAAGATGCGTGACGCTGGGTTTGTCAATGTCACGGAGAGGGTGCTGCAGATACCCATTGGGACGTGGCCCAAGAACAGGATCTTGAAAACGGTGGGATTGTATTGGAGGACTATTTTACTTGACGGCATCCAGGCAATTGCTCTTGGTCCCTTGACAAGAGGGCTTGGGTGGTCACAGTCGGACGTGGAGATGCTGCTGATGGAGGTTAGGAGAGCATACAAGGACAACAGCTGCTTGTTGTATATGCCGTTTCACATCATCTACGGACAGAAACCGGCGTGA
- a CDS encoding uncharacterized protein (EggNog:ENOG503NWHF; COG:S), with translation MAKLKLSSIFSTSSSNNAASTTEGETKDLKKSNRRSFSALSASLLGTKDTETNGTSAATSSKSATPSVAPGPAAPATTSEMVALAQKITRETEKLEAYMKEHDLPMSSFDASAPADFPKLPDEIAQSRKAIISATKELGLLAHGPRESVRWGIWEFLDTLALAAINHYGIAKLVPLDAPISLADLQAKTTLDPTNLARLIRLAITNKIFYEPTPGFIAHTAASRVLAEDSDLQAWVGFNGEDILPASAHVLQALQTHPEATSLTRTGFQFAFNTVDKEPMFVTFGKDPDRAKRMGKAMVSLTGGEGYEPFWFVDVEKGGYDFGEIDARGGTLVDVGGSHGFMCVALAERWKNMKFVVQDLQKTVDSAPKPISSDAQVAERITLLPHDFFTEQVTKEADVYFFRWILHNYSTPYALQILRNLVPALKPGARIIINDHCLFEGSGQEDPWDEKVMRRMDVVMLSLLNAQERTESEFRELFAKAGEGNQKGEFVFKGVKRPEGCRMSIIEAVWQLREEAPTVAAVEEVKEGEETPAAVEEPKTEEKAE, from the exons ATGGCCAAACTCAAGCTCAGTTCCATcttcagcaccagcagctccaacAATGCTGCCTCGACAACAGAGGGAGAGACCAAAGACCTCAAAAAGTCCAACCGCCGCTCCTTCTCGGCCCTCTCTGCTTCCCTCCTCGGTACCAAGGACACGGAGACGAACGGTACTAGCGCTGCTACCTCGTCCAAGTCTGCTACCCCATCCGTGGCCCCGGGTCCGGCGGCGCCGGCCACAACGTCAGAGATGGTCGCCCTGGCCCAAAAGATCACCAGGGAGACGGAGAAGCTCGAGGCCTACATGAAGGAGCATGACctccccatgtcgagctTTGACGCCAGTGCCCCGGCAGATTTCCCCAAGCTGCCGGATGAAATTGCCCAGAGCAGGAAGGCGATTATTTCGGCGACGAAGGAGCTGGGGCTGTTGGCTCATGGGCCGAGGGAGAGTGTGAGAtgggggatttgggag TTCCTTGACAcgctcgccctcgccgccatcaaccactaTGGCATCGCCAAGCTCGTTCCCCTCGAcgcccccatctccctcgccgaTCTCCAGGCCAAAACCACGCTCGatcccaccaacctcgcccgTTTGATCCGtctcgccatcaccaacaagatcTTTTACGAGCCCACCCCCGGCTTCATCGCCCACACGGCCGCCTCCAGGGTCCTGGCAGAGGACTCTGACCTCCAGGCCTGGGTCGGCTTCAACGGGGAGgacatcctccccgcctccgcccACGTCCTCCAAGCCCTGCAAACCCACCCCGaggccacctccctcacccggACCGGGTTCCAGTTTGCCTTCAACACCGTCGACAAAGAACCCATGTTTGTCACCTTTGGCAAGGACCCCGACAGAGCCAAGCGCATGGGGAAAGCGATGGTGTCGCTGACGGGTGGGGAGGGCTACGAGCCGTTTTGGTTCGTCGacgtggaaaagggggggtatGACTTCGGTGAGATTGACGCGAGGGGGGGAACGTTGGTCGACGTGGGCGGCAGCCACGGCTTCATGTGCGTCGCCCTGGCGGAGAGGTGGAAGAATATGAAGTTTGTCGTGCAGGACCTGCAGAAGACGGTCGACAGCGCGCCGAAGCCGATCTCGTCCGACGCTCAGGTCGCCGAGCGGATCACGCTGCTGCCTCACGATTTCTTTACCGAGCAGGTGACTAAGGAGGCGGACGTCTACTTCTTCCGCTGGATCCTCCACAATTACTCGACCCCCTACGCGCTCCAGATCCTCCGCAACCTCGTCCCCGCCCTCAAGCCGGGCGCCCGCATCATTATTAATGATCACTGCCTGTTTGAGGGGTCGGGGCAGGAAGACCCCTGGGACGAAAAGGTCATGCGCCGCATGGATGTCGTGatgctcagtctgctcaaCGCGCAGGAGCGTACCGAGTCCGAGTTCAGAGAGTTGTTCGCCAAGGCCGGGGAGGGGAATCAAAAGGGGGAGTTTGTTTTCAAG GGCGTCAAAAGACCAGAGGGCTGCAGAATGAGTATCATCGAGGCGGTCTGGCAGCTCAGGGAGGAGGCTCCTACTGTTGcggctgtcgaggaggtcaaggaaggggaggagacccctgctgctgttgaagagcCCAAGACTGAGGAAAAGGCTGAGTGA
- a CDS encoding uncharacterized protein (EggNog:ENOG503P07Z; COG:U): MTTTTTPPPAMTLSYPNPSLSSMDGEDNPRASPASISSSMTVTNTAEQLEFEEEKLSEPPSKRPVMRQVLLTLVICLGLMFSCLDTSIVSTSLYRIAGDFQNTRDISWIILSYLLTYMSFAVGFSKLSDIYGRKAIMLAAWLLFTLGSIWCGWAGSMTQLIAGRAVQGVGGSGLYSLAQVCLVEQGPARPEVVGGLVGITLSVSFVLGPVMGGGISDGWWWRGVFWVNIPVGVLAMAGILTLWPWERMAFGRREEEYQHQGAKMGGFWHKIARVDFIGNTLLALASILLVFALQEAGRYVWRWDSPVIIWSVAISVVSFVLFGVWEWYLYRGGESGKVRIEGIFPVGLVKGRVYACVLVNTLLSGFVYIALVINIPERLQVAYFDSPLWAGVHLLPMLGCCAFGSFLGGLVSKKRDFTSHTLIIGSLVQVLGLGLTVGFDSRAGNKLPLGQLLGFTAVYGLGVGLSFASATIIAAVEARNEDLAAAQGAVAQARVFGGALGLAVGGILMNQRLKGELSGVLKGKGLEEVHKSLYGILRLGVDDRNRVVEVYVGGFGKMMWVFLGVAVVSAVVACGTWRGKGGEKTVVEVMEGHQVGRGGGGRKEREMELESASSVKSLMG, from the exons atgacaacaacaacaacaccgccgccagcaatGACACTCTCTtaccccaacccatccctgTCCTCGATGGATGGCGAGGACAACCCCCGGGCATCACCCGCTTCGATATCCTCCTCGATGACAGTAACCAACACCGCCGAACAACTAGAatttgaagaggagaagctATCAGAGCCACCTTCAAAGAGACCAGTCATGCGTCAGGTCCTCTTAACTCTCGT AATCTGCCTAGGCCTAATGTTCTCCTGCCTCGACACCTCAATCGTCTCAACCTCTCTCTACAGAATAGCAGGCGATTTCCAAAACACGCGAGACATCTCCTGGATCATCCTCTCGTATCTCCTGACGTACATGTCCTTTGCCGTGGGGTTCTCCAAGCTATCCGACATTTACGGCCGCAAAGCAATTATGCTGGCGGCATGGCTGTTGTTTACTCTCGGGTCGATCTGGTGCGGTTGGGCGGGTTCAATGACGCAGTTGATTGCGGGGAGGGCGGTTcagggagtgggagggtcGGGGCTGTACTCGCTGGCGCAGGTTTGTCTTGTTGAGCAAGGACCGGCGAggccggaggtggtgggggggttggtggggatcaCGTTGAGCGTGAGTTTTGTGCTTGGGccggtgatgggaggggggataagtgatgggtggtggtggaggggggttttttgGGTCAATATACCGGTTGGGGTCTTGGCCATGGCGGGAATCTTGACTCTGTGGCcgtgggagaggatggcgtttgggaggagggaggaggagtatcaACACCAGGGGGCCAAGATGGGGGGGTTCTGGCACAAAATCGCCAGGGTGGACTTTATTGGGAACACGCTGTTGGCGCTGGCGTCGATATTGCTGGTGTTTGCGCTgcaggaggcggggaggtATGTCTGGCGGTGGGATAGCCCGGTCATAATATGGTCGGTGGCTATTTCGGTGGTGAGTTTTGTGTTGTTTGGGGTGTGGGAGTGGTATTTGTATCGAGGGGGAGAAAGCGGGAAGGTGAGGATTGAGGGGATATTTCCGGTTGGGTTGGTCAAGGGGAGGGTTTATGCTTGTGTTTTGGT CAACACGTTACTATCCGGGTTCGTCTACATCGCCCTCGTGATTAACATTCCCGAGAGGCTTCAGGTTGCATATTTTGACTCTCCGCTCTGGGCGGGGGTTCATTTGTTGCCTATGCTTGGATGTTGCGCCTTTGGAAGTTttcttggggggttggtttccAAGAAAAGGGACTTCACCTCTCATACATTAATCATCGGCAGCTTAGTCCAAGTTCTTGGACTGGGACTAACAGTCGGGTTTGACTCCCGCGCTGGAAACAAACTTCCCCTAGGGCAATTATTGGGGTTTACGGCTGTGTATGGACTAGGAGTTGGCCTGTCTTTTGCCAGCGCCACCATCATCGCTGCTGTGGAGGCAAGAAACGAGGATTTGGCTGCTGCGCAGGGGGCCGTGGCGCAGGCGAGGGTGTTTGGAGGCGCGCTGGGGTTGGCGGTAGGAGGGATATTGATGAATCAACGCCTTAAGGGGGAGTTGAGCGGGGTGctgaagggaaaggggttggaggaggtgcatAAGAGTTTGTATGGGATTTTGAGGCTGGGGGTCGATGATAGGAacagggtggtggaggtttaTGTGGGCGGTTTtgggaagatgatgtgggtgtttttgggggtggcggttgtatcagctgttgttgcttgtgggacttggagagggaagggaggagagaagacggtggtggaggttatGGAAGGGCATCAGGTTGgcaggggaggtggtgggaggaaagagagggagatggaatTGGAGAGTGCGAGCAGTGTCAAAAGTTTGATGGGGTGA
- a CDS encoding uncharacterized protein (EggNog:ENOG503P4N8) — MAPFSLPADTAFPADKAAILPAPLPTPSHGAGGSFSIACSTRINAPPSKCLDIVRSPADYPSWNPFCRLVKIDSQPPSTTSSPDQFHLGTVFTFDVHFNTSPDSKPSTKSQERVSILEDIVDPTSKKVIGHRIGWIQIGPQPDWMLKCERIQEFIEVEGADGKVTTEYRNWETFYGLLAVVVKLAAGEGVRKGFEGWMGGLKRKAEGGN; from the exons ATGGCTCCGTTTTCCCTCCCCGCCGACACGGCCTTCCCCGCCGACAaagccgccatcctccccgcgCCTCTCCCAACCCCGTCTCACGGCGCCGGCGGCAGCTTCTCAATCGCGTGCTCAACCCGCATCAACGCGCCCCCTTCAAAATGTCTTGATATCGTCCGCAGCCCGGCAGACT acccctcctggAACCCCTTCTGCCGCCTCGTCAAAATCGACTCCCagcccccttccaccacctcctccccagacCAATTTCACCTCGGCACAGTCTTCACCTTCGACGTGCACTTCAACACCTCACCCGACTCCAAGCCATCCACCAAGTCTCAGGAGCGCGTCTCAATTTTGGAGGACATCGTCGACCCCACCAGCAAGAAGGTAATCGGGCACAGGATCGGCTGGATCCAGATCGGTCCGCAACCCGACTGGATGCTCAAGTGTGAGAGAATCCAGGAGTTTATCGAAGTTGAGGGGGCAGATGGGAAAGTGACGACAGAGTACAGAAACTGGGAGACGTTTTACGGGCTTTTGGCGGTTGTGGTCAAGTTGGCTGCGGGAGAGGGGGTCAGgaaggggtttgaggggtggatgggggggttgaagaggaaggcggaaGGGGGGAACTGA
- a CDS encoding uncharacterized protein (EggNog:ENOG503P7CE; COG:S): MGSRGQQIFRTTMFKVPDPANQKKLVEMYNKLAEEQKKDGKPYILYACAGTANPDQRSKGYTVVANMKFASLDDMNYYDNECPTHAALKKAGAGLGVEEPPLVVYFEGTPALMVN, from the exons atgggTTCAAGAGGCCAGCAGATCTTCCGGACGACCATGTTCAAGGTCCCCGATCCGGCGAACCAGAAGAAGTTGGTGGAGATGTACAACAAGCTTGCtgaggagcagaagaag GACGGCAAGCCGTACATCCTCTACGCCTGCGCCGGCACCGCGAATCCGGATCAGAGATCGAAGGGGTATACCGTTGTGGCAAACATGAAGTTTGCCAGTTTGGATGATATGAATTATTATGACAACGAGTGCCCCACGCATGcggcgttgaagaaggccggggctgggttgggggtggaggagccgcCTTTGGTGGTGTACTTTGAGGGGACGCCGGCGTTGATGGTGAACTAG